The genomic segment AAGTGCGATTTGGTGGTCTCCAAATTGCACACGCCGACCTTCTTTGGCCGGAATCTCACGGGTTCCACAAACACGGTACCATTTGTAAGCAGGCGTTTTATTCATACAGGGCTCCCCATGAGGGCGTCTGAATCTTTGGGAAGAACAAAGTCTTTAAATTGCATCGGATGCACCCATTTTTTAGATTCGGTTTCCCAAGGATTCACGGCCTTCTCTTTTGATTTTTTGAGTCGATCGAGCAATGACTTCTTCTGATCTTCAGGAGCAAGAATAGTATGGCGTCTCGTCTCGTCTAATCCGACTCGCTCCACAAAATCATAGGTTCTTTCGATGTACTCTCCATTCTCCCGATAATATTGAAAGAAGAGGAGTGCGGCTTCTAAGGCTTCTTCGGTTGTCTTCACGGTGCATAAAATATCAGCTACGCGAACACGCTTCCCGGCGGCGCCCCCAATCACCACTTGCCAACCTCCTTCGATTCCCACAAGGCCGATGTCCTTGACCGTTGCTTCAGCGCAATTACGGGGACAGCCCACCACGCCCATTTTAACCTTGGCTGGGGTATAGAGCCCCTCCAGAAGAGTTTCTAGCTCAATGCCGGTCGCAATAGAATTCTGAGTCCCATACCGACAAAAATCTGTTCCCACACAGGATTTCACCATGCGCACCGCCTTCGCATAAGCAAAGCCGGAGGTCATCCCTAAATCGGCCCATATCTTAGGAAGATCCTCTTTCTTTACGCCCAAAAGATCTAGCCTTTGGCTTCCGGTCACCTTCACCATAGGAACTTTATATTTGTCCGCTACGTCCGCAATTTTCCTAAGTTCATCGGGACTGGTGACCCCTCCACGCATTCGCGGCACCACAGAAAAGGTGCCATCTTTTTGAATATTGGCATGAACGCGATCATTGATAAAACGGGCGGAACGGTCTTCTTGATGTTCGCCACACCACACTTCATCCACAATAAAACTTAAGGCCGGTTTACATAAATTACAGCCATGTCCGTTTCCATAAATGTCGAGAACATCTTGCACGGTCTTTAATCTCTGAGTTCGGATCATCATTCTTAACTGCTCTTTTGGAAAAGGAACGCAAGTACAGAGCACATTTTTCTTTTCCTCTTCAAATTCTGAACCGACGGTGGCTTTTAGAATTTCCTTCACAAGTCCTGAACAAGTGCCACAGCCCGTCGACGCCTTTGTACGGGTCTTCACCTCTGAAAATGACTTGAGATGATCGTTACGAATGGCAGAAATAATTTGGCATTTTGAAACCCCGATACAACCGCAAATGGTCTCCGAATCAGGTTTAGACATCACATCGGTTGGGGTTCCTGGAAGAGAGACGGGTTCAAAGAGAAGACCTTGACGATCTTTGCCGATCGGTGTTTTCTTACGAATCATATCGAGCAATCGATTTGCAGCGGACGCATCTCCCACTAAAACAGTTCCAACCACGTGATCTTTATTCACAACCACTTTTTTATAAAGACCGGTGCCGTCATCCGCATAAACCAAAACCTCGTCTCCCGGTTCGTCTCCCTTAAAATTCCCAGCCGAGAAAAGTTCAATCCCCATCACTTTAAGTTTG from the Chlamydiota bacterium genome contains:
- a CDS encoding NAD(P)/FAD-dependent oxidoreductase encodes the protein SYDLLLLATGSNPFIPLIEGVDKEGVYTFRNIADTRNILEKCKLSQRAVVIGGGLLGLEAARGILNQGVHVSVVHIVDRLMDVQLDSKGGEFLKREIEKLGIGVLLNKYTTGISGNGKAEGLTFKDGSSIKADMVVIACGIRPNVELARKAGITVNRGIIVNDLMETDDPSIFAVGECVEHRGKVYGLVAPLWDQGKVLAATITGQKGPRYEGSVLATKLKVMGIELFSAGNFKGDEPGDEVLVYADDGTGLYKKVVVNKDHVVGTVLVGDASAANRLLDMIRKKTPIGKDRQGLLFEPVSLPGTPTDVMSKPDSETICGCIGVSKCQIISAIRNDHLKSFSEVKTRTKASTGCGTCSGLVKEILKATVGSEFEEEKKNVLCTCVPFPKEQLRMMIRTQRLKTVQDVLDIYGNGHGCNLCKPALSFIVDEVWCGEHQEDRSARFINDRVHANIQKDGTFSVVPRMRGGVTSPDELRKIADVADKYKVPMVKVTGSQRLDLLGVKKEDLPKIWADLGMTSGFAYAKAVRMVKSCVGTDFCRYGTQNSIATGIELETLLEGLYTPAKVKMGVVGCPRNCAEATVKDIGLVGIEGGWQVVIGGAAGKRVRVADILCTVKTTEEALEAALLFFQYYRENGEYIERTYDFVERVGLDETRRHTILAPEDQKKSLLDRLKKSKEKAVNPWETESKKWVHPMQFKDFVLPKDSDALMGSPV